The following are encoded together in the Pleurocapsa sp. FMAR1 genome:
- a CDS encoding salt stress protein, Slr1339 family, whose product MSDKNMDDLLAQLEEEFEPKQQSRRSNVEQSQSRQAKQPPQSSKSNASMDKMLAELRAELESGRGRPNSMPEKPATSTQPNQSSTKTNSAKSRVQLELMSRDRLNALIDTDYRRQAHKREEKFAEIKRQQEAKIAEIKRQEEAKLAEQKRHEQDLLELQKKEELRSRKRKEALREAAKEWLVKLNPRSEEGKWFEEFSYSYEDKLKAAIDYLEAMRETGL is encoded by the coding sequence ATGTCGGATAAAAATATGGATGATTTACTGGCTCAGTTGGAAGAGGAGTTTGAGCCTAAACAACAATCTAGAAGATCTAATGTTGAGCAGTCACAATCTCGCCAAGCAAAACAGCCACCCCAAAGCTCGAAATCAAACGCCTCAATGGATAAGATGTTAGCAGAGTTGAGGGCAGAACTAGAATCAGGAAGAGGAAGACCAAATAGTATGCCAGAAAAACCAGCAACTTCTACCCAACCAAATCAATCTAGCACTAAGACTAATTCAGCTAAGTCCCGCGTTCAGTTGGAATTAATGTCACGCGATCGCCTGAACGCCTTAATAGATACAGACTATCGCCGACAAGCACACAAGCGTGAAGAAAAATTTGCCGAGATTAAGCGTCAACAAGAAGCGAAGATCGCCGAGATTAAACGTCAGGAAGAAGCAAAGCTCGCCGAGCAAAAACGCCATGAGCAAGACCTGTTAGAGCTACAAAAGAAAGAAGAATTGCGATCGCGCAAGCGTAAAGAAGCACTGCGAGAAGCAGCCAAAGAGTGGCTTGTAAAGCTTAATCCGCGTTCAGAAGAAGGGAAATGGTTTGAAGAGTTTTCCTATTCCTATGAGGATAAATTGAAAGCGGCGATCGACTATTTGGAAGCAATGCGGGAAACGGGACTTTAA
- a CDS encoding recombinase family protein, which translates to MKIIAYIYSDPLLEPAPNKEIWGLEIDRVYQDIGNYQQLNQLLADCNDEHPDILLLRRLEELGDNINIISDRLKQLESIGIQVIATEQDYSSRMWSQNGSYDLKSNIAKILHQIQVNKQRMRLKQGHARNRLKILPPPGKAPYGYRRGQDKYIIDKSTAPVVKDFFERFLLFGSLRGAVKYLEKRYGKKISPSTGRNWLTNPVYRGDLKYKKAELISNTHASIISREEAAQIDRLLRRNSSLSPRTASAPRSLAGLVICQQCQLTMNIARVTQHQKKAEYLYLRCHKCPQKPKCKAIAYAQVLNQTINKICVELPLAVEQLNLPDTRVIEDILRQQIKQKQSVIAQLPNLLQQEVLDQETVELRNYKLRAEIAQLESKIAQLPPGNLQAIAQAVSLPQFWLDLSEAERRFYFREFIKQIEILRSESQLWSLQLKFIF; encoded by the coding sequence ATGAAAATCATTGCCTATATTTATAGCGATCCTCTTTTAGAACCTGCACCGAATAAAGAAATATGGGGATTAGAAATAGATCGAGTTTACCAAGATATAGGCAACTACCAGCAGTTAAATCAACTACTTGCAGACTGTAATGACGAACATCCAGACATCTTATTACTTCGTCGCTTAGAAGAATTGGGAGACAATATCAATATTATTAGCGATCGCCTAAAGCAATTAGAATCAATTGGCATCCAGGTTATTGCTACAGAACAAGATTACAGTTCTCGGATGTGGTCGCAAAACGGCAGCTATGACCTGAAATCTAACATAGCCAAAATCCTGCATCAAATACAGGTAAATAAGCAGCGTATGCGGCTAAAACAAGGTCATGCTCGTAATCGCTTAAAAATTCTGCCTCCTCCAGGAAAAGCTCCCTACGGATATCGTCGCGGACAGGATAAATATATTATTGATAAAAGCACCGCGCCAGTGGTTAAAGATTTTTTCGAGCGATTTTTATTATTTGGTTCATTGCGCGGTGCGGTTAAATATTTAGAAAAGCGTTATGGCAAAAAAATCTCTCCTTCTACTGGTCGTAACTGGCTGACAAACCCCGTATATCGAGGGGATTTGAAGTATAAAAAAGCAGAACTGATTTCCAATACTCATGCCTCAATCATCAGCCGTGAAGAGGCAGCACAAATAGATCGTTTGTTGCGACGCAATAGTAGCTTATCTCCCCGTACAGCTAGCGCGCCTCGTTCATTAGCAGGATTAGTTATTTGCCAACAGTGTCAGCTAACGATGAATATTGCTCGTGTTACCCAGCATCAAAAAAAAGCTGAATATCTCTATCTACGCTGTCATAAATGTCCTCAAAAACCAAAGTGTAAAGCGATCGCTTATGCTCAAGTTTTAAATCAAACTATCAATAAAATTTGTGTTGAACTTCCTCTAGCTGTAGAGCAATTAAACCTACCAGATACTAGAGTTATTGAAGATATTTTAAGACAGCAAATTAAACAGAAGCAATCAGTAATTGCCCAATTACCCAATTTATTACAACAAGAAGTTTTAGATCAAGAAACCGTCGAACTGCGCAACTATAAATTACGCGCCGAAATAGCTCAACTAGAAAGCAAAATAGCCCAGTTACCTCCAGGCAATCTTCAGGCGATCGCCCAAGCTGTTTCTTTGCCTCAGTTTTGGTTAGATTTATCAGAAGCCGAAAGACGTTTTTATTTTCGTGAATTTATTAAACAGATTGAAATTTTACGCAGCGAATCTCAATTATGGAGTTTACAGTTGAAATTTATCTTTTGA
- a CDS encoding NAD(P)H-quinone oxidoreductase subunit N: MPLITTGKKFIRALEKNGALGLYMPLEGGYEGRYQRRLRAYGYQTINITARGLGDLDAYLTRVHGVRPPHLGKKTIGQDAAVGDIYYIPPIATYELSSLPANAKGLALWIMEGHILSRQEIQYLVNLTKEEPKIKVVLEMGGDRYVNWKPLADTLAAA; encoded by the coding sequence ATGCCACTAATTACCACTGGAAAAAAATTCATTCGCGCTTTAGAAAAAAATGGTGCGTTGGGCTTGTATATGCCTCTAGAAGGGGGATATGAAGGACGCTATCAAAGACGTTTGCGAGCGTATGGCTATCAGACTATTAACATTACCGCCAGAGGTTTAGGGGACTTAGACGCTTATTTAACTAGAGTACATGGAGTTCGTCCTCCTCACCTGGGTAAGAAAACTATTGGTCAAGATGCTGCGGTTGGTGATATTTACTACATACCGCCAATTGCTACTTATGAGTTGAGTTCTTTACCTGCTAACGCTAAAGGATTAGCACTGTGGATTATGGAAGGACATATATTGTCCCGTCAAGAAATTCAGTATTTAGTTAATTTGACTAAAGAAGAGCCAAAAATTAAGGTTGTTTTAGAAATGGGTGGCGATCGCTATGTTAACTGGAAACCTTTGGCTGACACTCTAGCTGCTGCATAA